The Syntrophotalea acetylenivorans genome contains the following window.
GTGCTGGAACTGCAATGGGTCATTAGTATGTAACAAAGAGCTCTTTACGAATGATACATAGACAGGAAGCACACCCTCTTCCGACAATGAAGACAACTGTTCTTGCTCGCAGACACGCAAAAGAAGTGATTTTCCAGTCCCACGACTGCCTTCTATTACCAGAGGCGTTGGCCCCTTAAGCATAGCGACTAGTTGGTCATCTCTCTCTGTGCGAACATAAAAACTTAGAACCTCTTCTGGGCGAATATCTTCAGTCCGAATTATAAATTCTCTTGTCTGACTCATGATGAGCTTGGGCCTCCGACAACAATTCTTATCTGTTCAATATGATCTAACTGACCAACGACAATTGTCTCAATGACAGAAAGATCCTCGGGTGGCAATTCTTTTAAATAGCGTGAACAAAAACAAAAAGCGACTACAAGTCGTACAGTTTCTGCTTTTTCATGCCAAAGGCTAAACACCTCGTCGTCAAACTCAAATGAGTCTGGAAGTGGGATATTGCTTGGCACATTCCCATGGATAGTCTCTGAAAGCTCTCGATAAATCGTACTTGCCATACTTTGAAAATTTTTTGCGTGGGTAGAGATTTCCGGGAAAAAGGCCTTACAAAAGCGGGTTCCCAGGGGACTAGTATCTGGCGCGACAAGTTTACCCCAAATGGTGTCAGATATATTGTTCAACCACTCTCTTAGTTCGACTATGTTTGCCGATAAATAAACGCCCTGGATGCATAATTCCAAAACTAACCTTAAACATTTGAAGGCATTTCGATATTGTCCTTGAGCGAGGTTTAGCATAGCCGTCAAATACTCTTCACCAGCTTTTCTATACAGAAAAAGCTCTGGCTTAGAGGCTAGGACGCTACACCACTTTGTTAAATCATCGCCTAGTGCGCAGCTTTTATTCATTTTAGCTATATTACCCTCATCCAAAGATACACTGAGCGTCCCAGTGCAAACTTGGTGAAGTTCTTCAAGCATTTTTTTTGTAGGCATTATCGTCCTATTTAGTTAGTCAATCGTCCTGAGAAAGCTTGTTTTAGGATCGACTGGCGCATACGGCCGGCGCGGCACAGATTGGCGTCGATCTGGGCTTCTGTTTCGGCGACAATGGAGAGGAGGCGTTCGACTTCAGCGGTGACTTGTAGTTGTTCGGCGAGCGGCGGGAGAGCAACTAGCAAACTCCGTATTTGCTCCAAACTCAACCCAGGCTTTCCAGCACCATAAGCCCAATCCTCTAGCTGTCTACGGCCGTTTGCAGGGGAAACGATCCAAAAATAAAGAAACTCTGAAATTGAAATGAGACAAGGCTTCAGCAATGCCACATGCTGACTTACAAATGCCCTTTCTTCCAGACCAAGTACAAGCGCTGACTTAGTGACATTTGCTCCCGTGATTGTCACTAGAATGTCATGGTTCGTTACTGCGCTTCGAATTCCCTCTGCTTTGCTCGGGACATTCACTCTTGCGACATTTTTCAGTACCAAACTATCTGTTTTAATATCCTGGGCTCGAATAAATAGAGGGCCTGAGTCTGCGTAACTGCCACCCCAGCCACGCGAACCACTAGTAACCAAATGAGTTAGTTGCTCAATACTCGCCCAACACCACCCCTCAGGCAACTCCGGCAGGTCAGTGGTATCCGGCGCAACAGGTTCTTTGTACTTCCCTCTCCCCTGCCATTTCTCCCGCCGCTCGACAAGAATCTGCTCCAACAGTTTATCGGCAGGTTCAACATCGGGATGCTGCCTGCGCCACTCTTCGGTGAGTTTTCCTTCGACGGCGGCTTTGAGGACGGCGGCTTTGTAGCGTTTGAGATTGACCTTGACGCGCTTGAGATTGGCGACGGCTTCGTTGAGGCGGGAGAATTGCTTTTCGATTTCCGCGACGATGCGTTTTTGTTGCGCCTCTGGAGCAATAGGAATTTTTTGTTCTTTTAGGTAAGTTGTAGAGACACGTTTTTGTCCAACAGCCCCTGTCATGTAACGCGCAGCGATCCCTCGAAAGTTTTGACTCGAAACGAAATAGTAGAGATATCGTGCGTCAATCTCAGGCTTTGGCCGTAAAACATGAAATTCTGTGGAACCGAAACCATAGCCATTTGCTACCTTGGGAACTATAGCCATTTTTCCGTTTTCCATGCAGGGTGTTATTTTCGCAAAAAGAACATCTCCTTGTTTGAATCCCGTAAAACCCTTTTTAACTTCAGAGGCAGGTCTTTCAAGCGAAACATCAATTGAACCATCGCCTGCACCTACAGCTGGCATTGGCACAAATGACACCAAAAGGTCGTCGGGGATTTCGGCCTTATTTAGTCGCGGATTTACTTCACAGATTTCACCAATTTTGGCTACAGACCAGTTCGCCGGAAGCATTTGAGCTCTCATTTCTTTCACAATACACAACCAATATTTGCACTGGGGGGCCTCAGCGACCCTTACCTACACCGCGACCGAAACCGAATCCACCTAGGAACCCAAGTAGCGCTATAACAATTTTCTCCGTGAGCTGAACCTCTCCCTTGAAGAGAGCAACCGCCGCAAGCAGTACAACAAGGACAGCCACCGCAAATATGTAACCAAGGAAACGGCTTGTTACTTTCCCCAATATCTCTGCCCTCTTCGTTTCCTCCTTTTGAGCGATCTCCTGACTTTTCGCGAGCGGCTCAGTGACTCCCTTTAGCAACTCAGTTAATGCAACCGCCTCCCGCTCAGAATTAGATTGTGTGACAACCTGTGGTTCTTGAACGCTTTCAACTACCTGTTTATCAGCCATGCGAAACCCTCTTTAATTGACTTTAGGCCGCCAACGCCTCATTCAAATCATCAAGAATCTTACTCAAATCATCCCCAAACAACTGCCACACTTTCCCTATCCCACCGGCCTGTGCAAAAGGCGCATAATCAAAATCATCCGTCTCAATCTGCAGATTGGCGGCAATATGATCCCGAATCATCTCCAGCCACTTACGCTGCTCTGCGGTGAAACTCTTGCCACTGGCCTGCTGCTGCTCAACCCAAGCCCGAAAGTTAACCTGGACCTTCTCAGGAAACGGCACCAGCTCGTTCTCCTGATGCATGGCAAAGCGCACCAGCGACACTAGATCGGTCAAAATATGATTTGCCGCGGCACCACGCACCTTGCCTGCCTGCAATTTCTGGTAGGCCGCCCACAATTCATCGGGAACCCGCTTCTCCCATCCCTGTGGATGGGTCTGATAGATGCGCAACTGTTCGACCTGAGCTACCAGCTTCTCGGCTAGTTCACGCACATCCTCAAACCGCAGGCGTTGTTTGTACGGCTTACTGTAAAGCACCTGCAGAGCGGTAATTTCATCCTTGTTGTCGGCAATGAACTGCTCGAAGGACTCGACCACACCCTTGGCTTTCTCTTCGGTAAAACCGGCGAAGATAAGCGTATCGGGACTGACCGTGTCGATAATCTGTTCGTTCTTCTTTTTGATCTCTAGCAACAGCTCACGCAGCTTCGGATTGCAGAGCGGCTTGACCGCTTCGCCTACCAGCTTGACGGCAGATTGCTGCACTTGTTTTGTAGCCGGTTCGTTGGTGGCAAAGTCCTTACGTGCCTTGGCAAGGTGATTGTCCGGATTCAGGGTGTCGACCAGATCGCCGGTGAGTTGCTTGAGACTCTTGCCATCGAGCAAGGTTTCCACCTGCCGATGTTCCTCGGCGGTCAGCTTCTTTTCCATCCGCGCCAAACGAGCGGCGACGGATGATATCACATCTGGCTCGGCATTGCCGAAAGCAACTGCCTGTAAAAGTTTTTCAAAACCGACATTTTTTTTGCGCTCCATGGGCCGGGAATCGGTCTGATCCTGCTCGCAGACGCCGACGGCATCGACAATAACGAAATGATCCTTGGTAACGGCGTCGGGTGTGACCGACTGCAGATCGTTGTCGTTGATGATCCGCACCCCGCGCCCCTTCATCTGTTCGAAATAGGCCCGTGACTTAACGCTGCGCATGAAGAACACCACCTCGACCGCCTTGATATCGGTTCCGGTGGCGATCATATCAACGGTGACGGCGATACGCGGGTTGTGGCTGTTACGGAACGCTGCGATCAGGTCTTCGGGTTTGGCCCCGGTGGTGCGGTAGGTGATCTTCTGAGCGAAGTCGTTGCCCTTGCCGAACTCCTCGCGCACGATCTTAACGATATCCTCGGCGTGGGAATCATCCTTGGCAAAGATCAGGGTTTTGGGCACCTCGCTGCGGCCAGGGAAGATATCAGAAAACAGCTTATCGCGATAGGTCTGGATCACCTTGCGGATTTGGTCGACGACAACCACATCCCGATCCAGCTGTTTGGCGTCATAGTTGAAATCATCATCCAACTGCTCCCAACGCACCTCGCGGGTTTCCCTATCGCGCTTGTCGACGTAGTAACCGGCCTCCACCTCGCCGCCCTGCTCGGTAATGGCGGTCTTGATCCGATAGACATCGTAATTGACGTTAACCCCATCGGCGACGGCGTGTTCGTGGCCGTACTCCATCACCAGATTCTGATTGAAGAAGCCGAAGGTCTGTTTGCTGGGGGTCGCGGTGAGACCGATGAGGTAGGCATCGAAATACTCCAGCACCTGCCGCCAGAGGTTGTAGATGGAGCGGTGACACTCGTCGGTGACGATGACATCAAAAGATTCAATAGGGAAATCGACGTTGTACTCAATCGGCTCCGGTTCTTTGAACAGATTGCCGAAACTGTCGACTGATTCTTCGTCCAGCTCTTCGGGCAGATCACGCCCTTTGAGCATGGAATAGAGCCTTTGAATGGTGCAGATGGACACCCGCGCGGTGGTATCGAGCACATTGCTGGTGAGATTCTGAACGATGTATTCTTCGCTGAACTTGAAGTTGTTGTAGGGCGAAACGTACTGCTGAAATTCCTTGAGGGTCTGCCGCCCTAGATTGCCCCGGTCGACCAGAAACAGCACCCGCCGTGCTCCGGCAAATTTGATCAGTCGATAAATGAAATTGATGGCCGTAAATGTCTTGCCGCTGCCGGTAGCCATCTGGATCAGGGAACGGGGATGATTGTCGCGCAGGGATGCTTCGAGATTGGTGATCGCCTTGATCTGCGCCGGCCAAAGGCCTTCGGTGATCAGTTCGGGCATCTGCTGCAGCCGAGACAGGAAGGTCGAAGGCTGGCCAAAGCTGTCCTGAGATTCGGCCGCTATCCCTGAGACTACACCGGCATCGGTCTCAAGCCATTCAGCAAACAGATCAGGACGATGAAAAGCGAAAACGTTGCGCGAACGGGGCGCGGGATCGAGGCCGTTGGTAAAACGGGTCTCGACGCCCGTCGACTGAAAGGAAAATGGCAACGGATTGTGCCAGCGGGGCAGGCCTTCGGGTAAGCCCTTGGTGTATTTATCCGATTGAACCTCAACACCGGTCAGTGTGGAACCGACCTTCTTGGCTTCGATAACCCCCGCAGCCTTGCCGTCGACATAGAGCAGGTAGTCCGCGAAACCGTGACCGGATTTCAGAGGAAATTCCCGAATCGCCACACCACGCGCCGCATAGATGTTGGCCAGGTCGGCATCCTGAACCTGCCAACCAGCAGCTTCAAGCAGGTCATCAATTTTTAAACGCGCATCAGCTTCTGGAGCTGGCGTCATAAAATCCCCCACGTAGGCATAATAAAACCGCCCGCGCCTCATAGGCACCAAGCGGCCTCATCGATCAGTGCGATTGCTTCCGCACAATCTTATCCCATCCTCCGGCCATTAAAAACAAACACCTTAAAATACCCTTAAGAAAAACAGAAGTCAACGTTGGGAGAATAGTTGACACCCATCTTCGCATACATAAAAAGATGGCGGAGTTGGCACCGCCGACTACGTCGGAAATCTAAGAAAGGAGCAATCGGTGGCCTTTGCCAGTCAGCCGATAACGCTGAGTCGGGCTGCGGGGAGAGTCGGGCTGAGTGCGTTCAATCCAGTTATCTTTCAAGGCCGGGTTGAGATAGTTTTTCCGGAATGTGGGCCGGTGGGACAGGCCGAGAGCCTTCATTAACTCTTTGCTGCCCAGTTCATCGGTCCCAATCGCCTCGATCAACGTCAATACTTGGTCGGTTACTTGATCGCCTACTTGGTCGGTGGCCACGGCTTCGCGAATAGCCGCGCACAAGGTGCTAAGCATGAACTCAATAAAGGGAGCGGAATCGGTCTGCCGGGTGCTCTCCTGCAATGCTTGATAATATTCGGCCTGGTTCTCGAAGACCAG
Protein-coding sequences here:
- a CDS encoding DEAD/DEAH box helicase family protein, with amino-acid sequence MTPAPEADARLKIDDLLEAAGWQVQDADLANIYAARGVAIREFPLKSGHGFADYLLYVDGKAAGVIEAKKVGSTLTGVEVQSDKYTKGLPEGLPRWHNPLPFSFQSTGVETRFTNGLDPAPRSRNVFAFHRPDLFAEWLETDAGVVSGIAAESQDSFGQPSTFLSRLQQMPELITEGLWPAQIKAITNLEASLRDNHPRSLIQMATGSGKTFTAINFIYRLIKFAGARRVLFLVDRGNLGRQTLKEFQQYVSPYNNFKFSEEYIVQNLTSNVLDTTARVSICTIQRLYSMLKGRDLPEELDEESVDSFGNLFKEPEPIEYNVDFPIESFDVIVTDECHRSIYNLWRQVLEYFDAYLIGLTATPSKQTFGFFNQNLVMEYGHEHAVADGVNVNYDVYRIKTAITEQGGEVEAGYYVDKRDRETREVRWEQLDDDFNYDAKQLDRDVVVVDQIRKVIQTYRDKLFSDIFPGRSEVPKTLIFAKDDSHAEDIVKIVREEFGKGNDFAQKITYRTTGAKPEDLIAAFRNSHNPRIAVTVDMIATGTDIKAVEVVFFMRSVKSRAYFEQMKGRGVRIINDNDLQSVTPDAVTKDHFVIVDAVGVCEQDQTDSRPMERKKNVGFEKLLQAVAFGNAEPDVISSVAARLARMEKKLTAEEHRQVETLLDGKSLKQLTGDLVDTLNPDNHLAKARKDFATNEPATKQVQQSAVKLVGEAVKPLCNPKLRELLLEIKKKNEQIIDTVSPDTLIFAGFTEEKAKGVVESFEQFIADNKDEITALQVLYSKPYKQRLRFEDVRELAEKLVAQVEQLRIYQTHPQGWEKRVPDELWAAYQKLQAGKVRGAAANHILTDLVSLVRFAMHQENELVPFPEKVQVNFRAWVEQQQASGKSFTAEQRKWLEMIRDHIAANLQIETDDFDYAPFAQAGGIGKVWQLFGDDLSKILDDLNEALAA
- a CDS encoding restriction endonuclease subunit S, with the translated sequence MLPANWSVAKIGEICEVNPRLNKAEIPDDLLVSFVPMPAVGAGDGSIDVSLERPASEVKKGFTGFKQGDVLFAKITPCMENGKMAIVPKVANGYGFGSTEFHVLRPKPEIDARYLYYFVSSQNFRGIAARYMTGAVGQKRVSTTYLKEQKIPIAPEAQQKRIVAEIEKQFSRLNEAVANLKRVKVNLKRYKAAVLKAAVEGKLTEEWRRQHPDVEPADKLLEQILVERREKWQGRGKYKEPVAPDTTDLPELPEGWCWASIEQLTHLVTSGSRGWGGSYADSGPLFIRAQDIKTDSLVLKNVARVNVPSKAEGIRSAVTNHDILVTITGANVTKSALVLGLEERAFVSQHVALLKPCLISISEFLYFWIVSPANGRRQLEDWAYGAGKPGLSLEQIRSLLVALPPLAEQLQVTAEVERLLSIVAETEAQIDANLCRAGRMRQSILKQAFSGRLTN